AATGAGTTATCCAGTCTGCAATCCAGTTTACCATTTTTAACCCCGGCGGACTCGAAAAAAGTCCACCATTGAGGTCGAGGTGCCATGAGGAAGGCAGGGGTCGGGTCCGGAGACCCGGTGGCCCTTTTTCGTCGAGGATAAAAAGAGTACCAACGGCATCTTTGTAAACGGGAGCGCCATTAACTGGAAGTGTGGGTTAAAGGACAACGACGAGATCACAATCGGAAAACACACACTGCTCTTCCAGGAGGACGCCTCCGATCATCCGGATGGAAAACCGAAGGACATTGCCCACTTTGAAGGGACGATTGTCGTGAATCCGGATAAGGCGAAGAGATCCTGATCGCAGGTAAATTTCTCTTTCTCAGGCTTCGGGGACGTCTTCCGGCGCATCCTCGGTGGGCTGTTCTTGAACTTCTTCCTGATTTTCTTCGGATTTTGCGTTTTTTCTGTCCAGCTTTTTCTGTCTTTTTTCCTCTTTCTTCTTCTTCTTGGCTATCTCTTTCTGTCGTTTCTCAAACCCATAGTTATTTCGCGCCATTCTTCCATCCTTTGCGGGGGTGTCTGTATAGTTAAGCAAGAAGCGATGTGTGCAGGATACCAGTAAGTTATCCTGTTGACCAGAATATTTCCGTAGGCCTTGACTTGCGCATAACTTACGCTTATACTTGAATTTCGGGATTGGCAAATCCGGATTGTCGCAAAGATGCGTGCCTAACAGCGTGAGACAAAAATACGGAGGTACCGACGTGAGCCCATTGACCCCCAAACAGAAGCTGATTCTGGATTTCATCCGCTCCCACATCAGGGATAAAGGCTACGCCCCTTCACAGAGGGAAATTGCCGAGACGTTCGGGTTCCGGTCCCTGGGGACCGTCCAGAACTATCTGGTGCGCCTGGAAAGGGAGGGGTTTCTTACCCGGGAATGGAACGCCCGGAGGGGCCTGAGGGTCTCCGGAACGGTGGCACGGGGATATGAGCTTCCTCTGGCCGGGACTGTGGCAGCGGGGAAACCCATCGAGGCGATCGAGACATCGGACACCATCGAGGTGCCCAGTTCCATGGCCGGGACCGGAGAGAACTTCGTTCTCCGCGTCAAGGGTAGCTCCATGATCGAGGACGGCATCCTGGACGGGGATTTCGTTATCGTAAGAAAGCAGAGAACCGCCGACAACGGCCAGACAGTGGTGGCACTCATGGAAGGCGAGGCCACCGTCAAGCGCTTTTTCAGCAACGCGGATACAATCGAGCTGCGTCCCGCCAATACAGGGATGGAGCCCATTGTGGTCGGGAAAAACGAGGACCTTCAAATAGAAGGGGTTGTGATCGGGGTTATCCGGCATTGCGGGTGATACAGGTTCACACTCCCCATGACCCGCGATATCCTGCACATTAACATCCCCCACTTTCCCATCGCACTGGCAAGGGTAGTTGATCCCTCGCTTTACGAACGGCCGGTGGCGGTGGTTCCGCGTCATTCTGATCGGGCCATCATTCAGTGCGCATCCCCTGAGGCTGTCGCTGAAAGGGTGTCCGAGGGAATGCCGGCAACAAGCTTGTCTCCCGGATCGCCTCAGCCTGCCTGAGAAGCCACGGCGTCTGCGACATCATGCGAGGCAGCGACGGCATTTTCCTCGCCCCTTTCAGTATGTCTGTTCTTCCCGGGGTGGGCAGAACACGCGCGGGCCTTCTGCTCACAGATCTGAACCTGACCCGAGTCGGTGAGATCGCCGCCACCCAGACCCACCATCTGGCGCTGATCTTCGGTCCTTTTGCGCATCTACTTCACCAGCGATCACTCGGCATCGATCCATCTCCCGTTCTCCTTCCGAATCGGATTCAGGAAATAACGGAGGAATCATTCATGACTGTGGAGAACAATTGCGACTTCGTCCTGAGGTCGGAGCTGTGCCGGCTGGTGGAGGGGTGCGGAATACGTATCCGGCGCATGGGCAGGACAGCGGGCGAACTCACCTTGACCATATATTACACGGATGGGGTAACCGCAAAACGTGCTTCACCCCTGCCCTTACGGACATGGATATCCTTCTGTTTGCCGCTGCAGAGGAACTCTTTGAAAGAACGTGCCGAAGACGTGTTCGTGTCAAGGGGATGCGCCTCGTTCTGGGGCGGATCACCGACACCGACCGACAGCTCAGGCTGTTTCCCGCCAGGGGGGCCTGGGAAAAGACGCAAAAAATCACCGCGTTGCAGGGCGCCCTCGACCAGGTGAGGGAAGCCGGAATACAACCGATC
This genomic interval from bacterium BMS3Abin14 contains the following:
- the lexA gene encoding lexA repressor; translation: MSPLTPKQKLILDFIRSHIRDKGYAPSQREIAETFGFRSLGTVQNYLVRLEREGFLTREWNARRGLRVSGTVARGYELPLAGTVAAGKPIEAIETSDTIEVPSSMAGTGENFVLRVKGSSMIEDGILDGDFVIVRKQRTADNGQTVVALMEGEATVKRFFSNADTIELRPANTGMEPIVVGKNEDLQIEGVVIGVIRHCG